In Tripterygium wilfordii isolate XIE 37 chromosome 23, ASM1340144v1, whole genome shotgun sequence, one genomic interval encodes:
- the LOC119992467 gene encoding chaperonin-like RbcX protein 2, chloroplastic: protein MVGALSVVSSSVVDSHTNMAMKSCGELVSQRSSIKRKNLTRPGSLELGSSFLDSWHGWRLSRKVVQANWSQRRRRRDRRLVVVNELAGQYEDSFEDVKSQILNYFTYKAVRTVLNQLYEMNPTQYRWFYDFVVRNKPGGDGKRFIRTLGKEKHELAERVMVTRLHLYGKWVKRCNHAEIYQEICDENLALMRERLIETVIWPSDDSNTEKIG from the exons ATGGTGGGGGCTCTGTCTGTGGTGAGTTCATCAGTGGTGGATTCGCATACTAATATGGCCATGAAGAGCTGTGGAGAGTTGGTTTCACAGAGGAGCTCAATAAAGAGGAAGAATTTGACAAGGCCTGGATCATTGGAGTTGGGAAGTTCTTTTCTGGATTCATGGCATGGTTGGAGGCTTTCGAGGAAAGTAGTTCAGGCCAATTGGAGTCAAAGAAGGCGGCGGAGAGATCGGAGGCTTGTGGTGGTGAACGAGTTAGCAGGACAGTACGAGGACAGTTTTGAGGACGTTAAATCG CAAATCCTCAACTACTTCACGTACAAAGCAGTAAGGACAGTTCTTAACCAGCTCTATGAGATGAATCCAACACAATATAGGTGGTTTTATGA TTTTGTTGTCAGAAACAAGCCTGGTGGTGATGGCAAGCGTTTCATCCGCACACTTGGAAAG GAGAAGCATGAGCTTGCTGAAAGAGTGATGGTGACGCGGCTTCATTTGTATGGAAAGTGGGTTAAG AGATGTAATCATGCCGAAATATACCAAGagatatgtgatgagaacttggCGTTGATGCGCGAGCGGCTCATTGAGACAGTGATATGGCCATCAGATGATTCAAACACAGAGAAGATCGGCTGA
- the LOC119992466 gene encoding protein DETOXIFICATION 42 isoform X3 has product MKAKLYPGVEISKLRGCLKFGGLGYLVMAQEEDPYTSTERKGSPVCIFFKDARLVLKLDELGTEIAQIALPAALALTADPIASLVDTAFIGQIGPVELAAVGVSIALFNQVSRIAIFPLVSVTTSFVAEEDAIGRASPDSQEGEDLETGSTANIETKELIPQNGSTEDEGAQKLQPFSSSLDIAKYDNERRHIPSASSALVIGGILGLIQAIFLISGAKPLLSFMGVSSDSPMLNPAQEYLTLRSLGAPAVLLSLAMQGVFRGFKDTKTPLYATVAGDVTNIILDPIFMFVFRLGVSGAAIAHVISQYLISIILFWRLMQKVDLLPPSIKHLQFGRFLKNGFLLLLRVIAVTFCVTLAASMAARQGSIPMAAFQVCLQVWLATSLLADGLAIAGQFVAATQPINSLAFVFDGINFGASDFAYSAYSMVTVAIVSIFCLFFLSSSHGYVGIWVALTIYMSLRAFAGFWRIGTRTGPWNFLRS; this is encoded by the exons ATGAAAGCGAAG TTGTATCCTGGCGTTGAGATTTCAAAGCTGAGAG GCTGTTTAAAGTTTGGTGGATTGGGATACCTAGTGATGGCTCAAGAAGAAGACCCATATACTTCCACGGAAAGGAAGGGAAGTCCAGTCTGCATTTTCTTTAAAGATGCTAG GCTTGTTCTTAAATTAGATGAACTTGGTACAGAGATAGCTCAGATTGCGTTGCCTGCAGCACTGGCTTTGACAGCTGACCCTATTGCCTCCCTGGTTGACACAGCTTTCATAGGACAAATTG GCCCAGTCGAACTTGCTGCTGTGGGAGTTTCTATTGCTTTATTTAATCAAGTATCAAGAATCGCAATATTCCCACTTGTCAGTGTAACCACCTCCTTTGTTGCTGAAGAGGATGCGATTGGGAGAGCAAGCCCTGATTCGCAAGAGGGCGAGGACTTGGAAACAGGTTCAACTGCAAACATCGAAACTAAAGAGTTGATACCACAAAATG GTTCTACTGAGGATGAGGGAGCACAAAAGTTGCAACCTTTTTCCAGCAGCCTTGATATTGCAAAATACGACAATGAAAGACGACATATTCCATCAGCCTCATCAGCATTGGTTATTGGTGGCATCCTTGGTCTTATCCAAGCCATATTCCTCATATCGGGAGCTAAACCTCTGTTGAGCTTCATGGGAGTGAGCTCT GATTCACCTATGCTTAACCCTGCACAAGAGTATCTGACATTAAGGTCCCTAGGGGCTCCTGCAGTTCTCCTCTCATTGGCCATGCAAGGAGTCTTCCGTGGATTTAAGGACACAAAAACTCCTTTGTATGCCACCG TGGCTGGAGATGTAACAAACATAATCTTGGACCCAATCTTCATGTTTGTCTTCCGTCTTGGAGTTAGTGGTGCGGCCATTGCTCATGTCATATCTCA GTATTTGATTTCAATCATACTCTTCTGGAGATTAATGCAGAAAGTTGATCTCTTACCTCCCAGTATAAAACATCTGCAATTTGGTCGATTTCTTAAAAATG GCTTTCTACTGTTGCTTAGGGTGATAGCTGTGACATTCTGTGTAACCCTTGCTGCATCAATGGCTGCACGACAAGGATCCATACCCATGGCTGCATTCCAGGTCTGCTTGCAGGTTTGGTTGGCAACTTCTCTTCTTGCCGATGGCTTGGCTATCGCTGGTCAG TTTGTAGCAGCTACTCAACCCATCAATTCCTTGGCATTTGTTTTCGATGGCATCAACTTTGGAGCATCTGACTTCGCGTATTCTGCATACTCCATG GTTACGGTGGCTATTGTCAGTATCTTCTGCCTATTCTTTCTTTCCTCCAGTCATGGATACGTCGGAATCTGGGTTGCTTTGACCATATATATGAGCCTTCGAGCATTTGCTGGCTTTTGGAG GATAGGGACCAGAACGGGGCCTTGGAACTTTCTCAGGAGCTGA
- the LOC119992466 gene encoding protein DETOXIFICATION 42 isoform X1, with the protein MKAKLYPGVEISKLRGCLKFGGLGYLVMAQEEDPYTSTERKGSPVCIFFKDARLVLKLDELGTEIAQIALPAALALTADPIASLVDTAFIGQIGPVELAAVGVSIALFNQVSRIAIFPLVSVTTSFVAEEDAIGRASPDSQEGEDLETGSTANIETKELIPQNGSTEDEGAQKLQPFSSSLDIAKYDNERRHIPSASSALVIGGILGLIQAIFLISGAKPLLSFMGVSSDSPMLNPAQEYLTLRSLGAPAVLLSLAMQGVFRGFKDTKTPLYATVAGDVTNIILDPIFMFVFRLGVSGAAIAHVISQYLISIILFWRLMQKVDLLPPSIKHLQFGRFLKNGFLLLLRVIAVTFCVTLAASMAARQGSIPMAAFQVCLQVWLATSLLADGLAIAGQAILASAFARKDYGRATATASRVLQLGLVLGLMLAVILGLGLHVGARLFTKDTNVLHLISIGIPFVAATQPINSLAFVFDGINFGASDFAYSAYSMVTVAIVSIFCLFFLSSSHGYVGIWVALTIYMSLRAFAGFWRIGTRTGPWNFLRS; encoded by the exons ATGAAAGCGAAG TTGTATCCTGGCGTTGAGATTTCAAAGCTGAGAG GCTGTTTAAAGTTTGGTGGATTGGGATACCTAGTGATGGCTCAAGAAGAAGACCCATATACTTCCACGGAAAGGAAGGGAAGTCCAGTCTGCATTTTCTTTAAAGATGCTAG GCTTGTTCTTAAATTAGATGAACTTGGTACAGAGATAGCTCAGATTGCGTTGCCTGCAGCACTGGCTTTGACAGCTGACCCTATTGCCTCCCTGGTTGACACAGCTTTCATAGGACAAATTG GCCCAGTCGAACTTGCTGCTGTGGGAGTTTCTATTGCTTTATTTAATCAAGTATCAAGAATCGCAATATTCCCACTTGTCAGTGTAACCACCTCCTTTGTTGCTGAAGAGGATGCGATTGGGAGAGCAAGCCCTGATTCGCAAGAGGGCGAGGACTTGGAAACAGGTTCAACTGCAAACATCGAAACTAAAGAGTTGATACCACAAAATG GTTCTACTGAGGATGAGGGAGCACAAAAGTTGCAACCTTTTTCCAGCAGCCTTGATATTGCAAAATACGACAATGAAAGACGACATATTCCATCAGCCTCATCAGCATTGGTTATTGGTGGCATCCTTGGTCTTATCCAAGCCATATTCCTCATATCGGGAGCTAAACCTCTGTTGAGCTTCATGGGAGTGAGCTCT GATTCACCTATGCTTAACCCTGCACAAGAGTATCTGACATTAAGGTCCCTAGGGGCTCCTGCAGTTCTCCTCTCATTGGCCATGCAAGGAGTCTTCCGTGGATTTAAGGACACAAAAACTCCTTTGTATGCCACCG TGGCTGGAGATGTAACAAACATAATCTTGGACCCAATCTTCATGTTTGTCTTCCGTCTTGGAGTTAGTGGTGCGGCCATTGCTCATGTCATATCTCA GTATTTGATTTCAATCATACTCTTCTGGAGATTAATGCAGAAAGTTGATCTCTTACCTCCCAGTATAAAACATCTGCAATTTGGTCGATTTCTTAAAAATG GCTTTCTACTGTTGCTTAGGGTGATAGCTGTGACATTCTGTGTAACCCTTGCTGCATCAATGGCTGCACGACAAGGATCCATACCCATGGCTGCATTCCAGGTCTGCTTGCAGGTTTGGTTGGCAACTTCTCTTCTTGCCGATGGCTTGGCTATCGCTGGTCAG GCAATTCTTGCTAGTGCATTCGCAAGAAAAGACTATGGCAGGGCCACGGCAACTGCATCTAGAGTATTGCAG TTGGGATTGGTTCTAGGGTTGATGCTTGCTGTCATACTTGGACTGGGATTGCATGTAGGAGCAAGATTATTCACAAAGGATACCAATGTCCTCCATCTCATTAGTATAGGCATTCCG TTTGTAGCAGCTACTCAACCCATCAATTCCTTGGCATTTGTTTTCGATGGCATCAACTTTGGAGCATCTGACTTCGCGTATTCTGCATACTCCATG GTTACGGTGGCTATTGTCAGTATCTTCTGCCTATTCTTTCTTTCCTCCAGTCATGGATACGTCGGAATCTGGGTTGCTTTGACCATATATATGAGCCTTCGAGCATTTGCTGGCTTTTGGAG GATAGGGACCAGAACGGGGCCTTGGAACTTTCTCAGGAGCTGA
- the LOC119992466 gene encoding protein DETOXIFICATION 42 isoform X2: MAQEEDPYTSTERKGSPVCIFFKDARLVLKLDELGTEIAQIALPAALALTADPIASLVDTAFIGQIGPVELAAVGVSIALFNQVSRIAIFPLVSVTTSFVAEEDAIGRASPDSQEGEDLETGSTANIETKELIPQNGSTEDEGAQKLQPFSSSLDIAKYDNERRHIPSASSALVIGGILGLIQAIFLISGAKPLLSFMGVSSDSPMLNPAQEYLTLRSLGAPAVLLSLAMQGVFRGFKDTKTPLYATVAGDVTNIILDPIFMFVFRLGVSGAAIAHVISQYLISIILFWRLMQKVDLLPPSIKHLQFGRFLKNGFLLLLRVIAVTFCVTLAASMAARQGSIPMAAFQVCLQVWLATSLLADGLAIAGQAILASAFARKDYGRATATASRVLQLGLVLGLMLAVILGLGLHVGARLFTKDTNVLHLISIGIPFVAATQPINSLAFVFDGINFGASDFAYSAYSMVTVAIVSIFCLFFLSSSHGYVGIWVALTIYMSLRAFAGFWRIGTRTGPWNFLRS; encoded by the exons ATGGCTCAAGAAGAAGACCCATATACTTCCACGGAAAGGAAGGGAAGTCCAGTCTGCATTTTCTTTAAAGATGCTAG GCTTGTTCTTAAATTAGATGAACTTGGTACAGAGATAGCTCAGATTGCGTTGCCTGCAGCACTGGCTTTGACAGCTGACCCTATTGCCTCCCTGGTTGACACAGCTTTCATAGGACAAATTG GCCCAGTCGAACTTGCTGCTGTGGGAGTTTCTATTGCTTTATTTAATCAAGTATCAAGAATCGCAATATTCCCACTTGTCAGTGTAACCACCTCCTTTGTTGCTGAAGAGGATGCGATTGGGAGAGCAAGCCCTGATTCGCAAGAGGGCGAGGACTTGGAAACAGGTTCAACTGCAAACATCGAAACTAAAGAGTTGATACCACAAAATG GTTCTACTGAGGATGAGGGAGCACAAAAGTTGCAACCTTTTTCCAGCAGCCTTGATATTGCAAAATACGACAATGAAAGACGACATATTCCATCAGCCTCATCAGCATTGGTTATTGGTGGCATCCTTGGTCTTATCCAAGCCATATTCCTCATATCGGGAGCTAAACCTCTGTTGAGCTTCATGGGAGTGAGCTCT GATTCACCTATGCTTAACCCTGCACAAGAGTATCTGACATTAAGGTCCCTAGGGGCTCCTGCAGTTCTCCTCTCATTGGCCATGCAAGGAGTCTTCCGTGGATTTAAGGACACAAAAACTCCTTTGTATGCCACCG TGGCTGGAGATGTAACAAACATAATCTTGGACCCAATCTTCATGTTTGTCTTCCGTCTTGGAGTTAGTGGTGCGGCCATTGCTCATGTCATATCTCA GTATTTGATTTCAATCATACTCTTCTGGAGATTAATGCAGAAAGTTGATCTCTTACCTCCCAGTATAAAACATCTGCAATTTGGTCGATTTCTTAAAAATG GCTTTCTACTGTTGCTTAGGGTGATAGCTGTGACATTCTGTGTAACCCTTGCTGCATCAATGGCTGCACGACAAGGATCCATACCCATGGCTGCATTCCAGGTCTGCTTGCAGGTTTGGTTGGCAACTTCTCTTCTTGCCGATGGCTTGGCTATCGCTGGTCAG GCAATTCTTGCTAGTGCATTCGCAAGAAAAGACTATGGCAGGGCCACGGCAACTGCATCTAGAGTATTGCAG TTGGGATTGGTTCTAGGGTTGATGCTTGCTGTCATACTTGGACTGGGATTGCATGTAGGAGCAAGATTATTCACAAAGGATACCAATGTCCTCCATCTCATTAGTATAGGCATTCCG TTTGTAGCAGCTACTCAACCCATCAATTCCTTGGCATTTGTTTTCGATGGCATCAACTTTGGAGCATCTGACTTCGCGTATTCTGCATACTCCATG GTTACGGTGGCTATTGTCAGTATCTTCTGCCTATTCTTTCTTTCCTCCAGTCATGGATACGTCGGAATCTGGGTTGCTTTGACCATATATATGAGCCTTCGAGCATTTGCTGGCTTTTGGAG GATAGGGACCAGAACGGGGCCTTGGAACTTTCTCAGGAGCTGA
- the LOC119993764 gene encoding dicarboxylate transporter 1, chloroplastic-like, with the protein MAVSLALSSSLPLRLHSRPSLKPRPASRLRSAPVRCCDSRPNVPRIVTGNARPFNYTPKGINSSQFLAETELKGLNSSSLVVKAATSSSVAPAKEPWQGAAIKPLIASIATGIILWFVPVPSGVSRNAWQLLAIFLATIVGIITQPLPLGAVALMGLGASVLTKTLTFSAAFSAFGDPIPWLIALAFFFARGFIKTGLGNRIAYQFVSLFGSSSLGLGYSLVFSEALLAPAIPSVSARAGGIFLPLVKSLCVACGSNAGDGTEKKLGSWLMLTCFQTSVISSSMFLTAMAANPLSANLTFNTIKQTIGWTDWARAAIVPGLVSLIVVPFLLYLIYPPTVKSSPNAPKLAREKLEKMGPMSKNEIIMAGTLVLTVGLWVFGGLLNVDAVTAAILGLSILLITGVVTWKECLAESVAWDTLTWFAALIAMAGYLNKYGLISWFSQTVVKFVGGLGLSWQLSFGILVLLYFYSHYFFASGAAHIGAMFTAFLSVASALGTPPYLGAMVLSFLSNLMGGLTHYGIGSAPVFYGAGYVPLGTWWGFGFLISVVNIIIWLGVGGLWWKAIGLW; encoded by the exons ATGGCTGTGTCACTTGCACTCTCCTCCTCACTCCCTCTCCGCCTCCACTCTCGTCCTTCGCTCAAACCACGCCCAGCCTCTCGCCTCAGATCCGCACCAGTTCGGTGCTGTGATTCACGCCCTAATGTGCCTAGAATCGTCACCGGTAATGCCCGTCCCTTTAATTATACTCCGAAAGGCATAAATTCGTCACAATTTTTGGCAGAAACAGAGCTAAAGGGCCTCAATAGCAGTAGCTTAGTAGTGAAGGCAGCGACTTCGTCATCCGTAGCTCCGGCGAAGGAGCCGTGGCAGGGCGCCGCTATTAAGCCGCTTATTGCATCGATTGCGACGGGAATTATACTCTGGTTCGTTCCTGTGCCTTCCGGGGTTTCGAGGAACGCTTGGCAGCTATTGGCGATTTTCCTTGCCACGATTGTTGGGATAATCACTCAGCCACTGCCGCTCGGTGCCGTCGCGCTCATGGGCCTCGGCGCCTCCGTTCTCACAAAGACACTCACCTTCTCTGCCGCATTCTCCGCCTTCGGCGATCCAATTCCGTGGCTGATCGCGCTCGCTTTCTTCTTCGCACGCGGGTTTATTAAGACTGGACTTGGGAATAGAATCGCTTACCAGTTTGTGTCTCTGTTCGGGAGCTCATCTTTGGGGCTCGGTTACAGCTTGGTGTTCAGTGAGGCGTTGTTGGCTCCTGCGATTCCCTCAGTCTCAGCTCGTGCTGGAGGGATCTTCCTGCCGCTTGTTAAGTCTCTGTGCGTGGCTTGCGGTAGCAATGCTGGAGATGGGACTGAGAAGAAGTTGGGGTCTTGGCTGATGCTGACGTGCTTCCAGACGTCTGTGATCTCGTCCTCAATGTTCTTGACAGCCATGGCGGCAAACCCATTGAGCGCCAATTTGACATTCAATACAATCAAGCAGACAATTGGGTGGACTGATTGGGCCAGAGCAGCAATTGTGCCTGGATTGGTTTCGTTGATTGTGGTTCCATTTCTTTTGTACTTGATTTATCCACCCACTGTGAAGAGTAGCCCTAACGCGCCAAAGTTGGCGAGGGAGAAGTTGGAGAAGATGGGACCAATGTCCAAGAACGAGATAATAATGGCAGGTACTCTGGTGCTCACG GTGGGGCTCTGGGTTTTCGGTGGGCTGCTGAATGTGGATGCTGTTACCGCTGCAATTCTTGGATTATCTATTCTCCTCATTACTGGAGTGGTCACATGGAAGGAGTGCTTAGCTGAATCCGTTGCATGGGATACTCTCACGTGGTTTGCTGCACTTATTGCTATGGCTGGCTATCTCAACAAATATGGTCTCATCTCCTGGTTCAGCCAAACTGTAGTGAAG TTTGTTGGTGGTTTGGGTCTGTCATGGCAGCTATCTTTCGGCATTTTGGTTCTTCTGTACTTCTACTCCCACTATTTCTTCGCTAGTGGCGCTGCCCATATTGGTGCCATGTTTACAGCCTTCTTGTCTGTTGCCAGTGCTTTGGGAACTCCGCCATACCTTGGGGCCATGGTCCTCTCATTCCTTTCTAATCTCATGGGTGGCCTTACTCACTATGGCATAGGATCCGCCCCCGTCTTCTATGGTGCTGGCTATGTACCCCTCGGAACGTGGTGGGGTTTTGGGTTTCTCATATCTGTCGTCAATATCATCATCTGGCTTGGAGTTGGAGGGCTTTGGTGGAAGGCTATCGGTTTGTGGTGA
- the LOC119993307 gene encoding transcription factor MYB83-like yields the protein MRKPDVTGKSNNNNGSCKLRKGLWSPEEDDKLMNYILNNRVGCWSDVAKNAGLQRCGKSCRLRWINYLRPDLKRGAFSPQEEELIIHLHSLLGNRWSQIAARLPGRTDNEIKNFWNSAIKRRLKNSTTTPTSASLNSTMPMYMNSSSSSSSTMQSLINQSWMIDNGMNMYGTSGNLSPHHPPCMAQVGAGFNCFYGENNNGFFNGGGDQLYVPPLESISIEESTTAKTAESTYEISNNNNDNLTGFGSYWQGEDVKGEWNLEELMRDVSSLPFPDFSSS from the exons ATGAGGAAGCCAGATGTTACTGGGAagagcaacaacaacaatggaAGTTGCAAGCTTAGGAAGGGTTTATGGTCACCAGAGGAAGATGATAAGCTGATGAATTACATTCTCAACAATAGAGTGGGTTGTTGGAGTGATGTGGCCAAAAATGCTGGGTTGCAGAGGTGTGGAAAGAGTTGCCGGCTCCGGTGGATCAACTACTTGAGGCCTGATCTCAAGAGAGGCGCTTTCTCTCCTCAAGAAGAAGAGCTCATAATCCATTTGCATTCCCTTCTTGGTAACAG GTGGTCTCAAATTGCGGCACGTTTGCCTGGGCGTACagataatgaaataaaaaactTTTGGAATTCAGCAATCAAGAGAAGATTGAAGAACAGTACTACTACTCCTACATCAGCCTCACTAAACAGTACTATGCCCATGTACATGAATTCCTCCTCTTCATCGTCATCAACAATGCAAAGCCTCATAAACCAGTCATGGATGATTGACAatggtatgaacatgtatggtaCTAGTGGAAACCTCAGCCCACATCATCCTCCATGCATGGCGCAAGTTGGAGCTGGTTTTAACTGTTTTTATGGAGAAAATAATAATGGGTTCTTCAATGGAGGAGGGGATCAGCTTTATGTTCCTCCATTGGAAAGTATAAGCATTGAAGAAAGCACTACTGCTAAAACTGCAGAAAGTACATATGAGATCAGCAACAATAATAATGATAACCTGACTGGGTTTGGGAGTTATTGGCAGGGCGAGGATGTGAAAGGGGAGTGGAACTTGGAGGAGTTGATGAGAGATGTTTCATCCCTTCCTTTCCCTGACTTCTCATCAAGTTAG